In Neofelis nebulosa isolate mNeoNeb1 chromosome 7, mNeoNeb1.pri, whole genome shotgun sequence, the following proteins share a genomic window:
- the TMEM229B gene encoding transmembrane protein 229B isoform X3 encodes MASAEPLTALSRWYLYAIHGYFCEVMFTAAWEFVVNFNWKFPGVTSVWALFIYGTSILIVERMYLRLRGRCPLLVRCLIYTLWTYLWEFTTGFILRQFNACPWDYSQFDFDFMGLITLEYAVPWFCGSLIMEQFIIRNTLRLRFDKDAEPGEPSGPLAMANGHVKTD; translated from the coding sequence ATGGCATCTGCCGAGCCCCTGACGGCGCTGTCCCGCTGGTACCTGTATGCCATCCACGGCTACTTCTGCGAGGTGATGTTCACGGCGGCCTGGGAGTTCGTGGTGAACTTTAACTGGAAGTTCCCTGGGGTTACGAGCGTGTGGGCTCTCTTCATCTACGGCACCTCCATCCTCATCGTGGAGCGCATGTACCTGCGCCTGCGCGGCCGCTGCCCACTGCTGGTGCGCTGCCTCATCTACACGCTTTGGACCTACCTGTGGGAGTTCACCACCGGCTTCATCCTGCGCCAGTTCAACGCCTGTCCCTGGGACTATTCCCAGTTCGACTTTGACTTCATGGGCCTCATCACCCTGGAGTACGCCGTGCCCTGGTTCTGCGGGTCCCTCATCATGGAGCAGTTCATCATCCGCAACACCCTCCGCCTCCGCTTTGACAAGGACGCTGAGCCCGGGGAGCCCAGTGGCCCCCTGGCGATGGCCAACGGCCACGTCAAGACAGACTGA